A single window of Salvia splendens isolate huo1 chromosome 6, SspV2, whole genome shotgun sequence DNA harbors:
- the LOC121807028 gene encoding probable caffeoyl-CoA O-methyltransferase At4g26220, whose protein sequence is MESKFVINNSSTEKGVLQTAELYNYIMDTSVYPREHQFLKELRAITSTHPRAVMGTSPDVGQFMDLLLTTINAKKTIEIGVFTGYSLLQTALAIPEDGKITAIDVNRSWYEIGLPILDKAGVTHKINFIESEALPALDQLLEDPENKGTFDFAFVDADKRNYANYHERVLELLKPGGIAAYDNTLWAGTVAMDEGSVPEMKLASRKALIEFNKYIAGDARVQISLVPLGDGITVCRRN, encoded by the exons ATGGAATCCAAATTTGTGATCAATAATAGTTCAACAGAAAAGGGCGTGTTGCAAACCGCAGAGTTATACAAT TATATAATGGATACTAGTGTGTATCCACGAGAACACCAGTTTCTCAAGGAGCTCAGGGCTATCACATCCACTCATCCAAG GGCTGTGATGGGTACATCACCTGATGTGGGACAGTTTATGGACTTGCTTCTAACAACAATCAACGCGAAAAAGACGATTGAAATTGGAGTGTTTACTGGATATTCCCTTCTTCAAACTGCGCTCGCAATTCCAGAGGATGGAAAG ATCACAGCCATAGACGTGAACCGGAGCTGGTATGAGATAGGATTACCTATCCTCGACAAGGCAGGGGTGACGCACAAGATCAACTTCATCGAATCTGAGGCTCTTCCGGCTCTTGATCAGTTACTGGAAGAT CCAGAGAATAAGGGGACGTTTGACTTTGCATTTGTCGATGCTGATAAACGCAACTATGCAAATTACCACGAGAGAGTGTTGGAACTTCTCAAACCAGGAGGTATAGCTGCTTACGATAACACCCTTTGGGCAGGGACGGTGGCAATGGATGAGGGTTCGGTTCCGGAGATGAAGCTGGCTTCAAGGAAGGCTTTGATAGAGTTTAACAAGTACATTGCAGGTGATGCTAGAGTGCAGATTTCTCTAGTCCCTCTTGGTGATGGGATCACTGTTTGTCGCCGTAACTGA